The following proteins are co-located in the Conyzicola lurida genome:
- the tal gene encoding transaldolase: MTNTTPTADLSAAGVSIWLDDLSRERIASGGLEKLIAERNVVGVTTNPTIFAGALAKGEAYDEQVALLAKAGTNVTDAVFEITTDDVAAASDVFRSIYDTTAGFDGRVSIEVEPGFAHDAAATIAQAKQLWAKVDRPNALIKIPATIEGLEAITETIGAGISVNVTLIFSLERYREVINAYLSGLEKAQAAGIDISTLHSVASFFVSRVDTEIDKRLDAVGTDEAKALKGKAGVANAQLAYEVYQGAFATERAQALLAAGANKQRPLWASTGVKDPAVLDTTYVVELVAPEVVNTMPEKTLEATFDHGVIAGDSITGSYAAANAVLDAVAAQGISYDEVTALLEKEGVEKFIVSWNELLDTVTAALEAAK, encoded by the coding sequence ATGACGAACACCACCCCCACCGCCGACCTGTCGGCCGCCGGTGTCAGCATCTGGCTCGACGACCTCTCCCGTGAGCGCATCGCGTCCGGCGGACTCGAGAAGCTGATCGCCGAGCGCAACGTCGTCGGCGTCACCACGAACCCGACGATCTTCGCCGGTGCACTCGCCAAGGGCGAGGCCTACGACGAGCAGGTCGCCCTGCTCGCCAAGGCCGGCACCAACGTGACCGACGCGGTCTTCGAGATCACCACCGACGACGTGGCAGCAGCCAGCGACGTCTTCCGCTCGATCTACGACACCACCGCCGGTTTCGACGGCCGCGTGTCGATCGAGGTCGAGCCCGGCTTCGCGCACGACGCCGCAGCGACAATCGCCCAGGCGAAGCAGCTCTGGGCCAAGGTCGACCGCCCGAACGCGCTCATCAAGATCCCCGCGACGATCGAGGGCCTCGAAGCCATCACCGAGACGATCGGCGCCGGCATCAGCGTCAACGTCACGCTGATCTTCAGCCTCGAGCGCTACCGCGAGGTCATCAACGCGTACCTCTCCGGTCTCGAGAAGGCACAGGCCGCCGGCATCGACATCTCGACCCTGCACTCGGTCGCCTCGTTCTTCGTGTCGCGCGTCGACACCGAGATCGACAAGCGTCTCGACGCTGTCGGGACCGACGAGGCCAAGGCCCTCAAGGGCAAGGCCGGCGTCGCCAACGCGCAGCTCGCCTACGAGGTCTACCAGGGTGCATTCGCCACCGAGCGTGCGCAGGCCCTCCTCGCGGCCGGCGCCAACAAGCAGCGCCCCCTCTGGGCCTCGACCGGCGTCAAGGACCCCGCCGTCCTCGACACCACGTACGTCGTCGAGCTCGTCGCACCCGAGGTCGTCAACACGATGCCCGAGAAGACGCTCGAAGCGACCTTCGACCACGGCGTCATCGCCGGCGACTCGATTACCGGCTCGTACGCGGCGGCCAACGCCGTGCTCGACGCCGTCGCCGCCCAGGGCATCTCCTACGACGAGGTCACCGCACTGCTCGAGAAGGAGGGCGTGGAGAAGTTCATCGTCTCCTGGAACGAACTGCTCGACACCGTTACGGCAGCGCTCGAAGCTGCAAAATGA
- a CDS encoding glucose-6-phosphate isomerase, whose protein sequence is MSVRIAVSGAAKEAVDRIVPQLVSDLIATRITGLDASIWGADAEEEASKRLGWTESVSVSAPLVPQILALREELVAAGVTHFVLGGMGGSSLAPEVITRTAGVELTVLDATDPGQVLSALNDRLETTAVVISSKSGGTTETDSQKRVYEKAFRDAGIDPVERIVVVTDPGSPLDVAARADGYRVFNADPTVGGRYSALTAFGLVPSGLAGVDIQALLDEADAMSYSLALDEADNAGLILGAAIAGAVPLKDKLGIVSDGTHIVGLGDWIEQLIAESTGKDGKGILPVVLSTDSPELDENLADLQIIRLVADYKATEHLNEGDIEITGTLGALLLTWEYAVVVAGRLLGINPFDQPDVESAKIATRGLLDARPEPVAPAFVDGGIEVRGTETVLAGVSDLAGAVASVLSTLGTDGYVSIQAYLDRVKYPELEQTRNLVAARAERPVTFGWGPRFLHSTGQFHKGGPAVGVFIQITEIPDVDLAIPERPFTFGQLIQAQAAGDASVLAEHGRPVLTITLTDAEAQLPALIAALS, encoded by the coding sequence ATGAGCGTCAGAATCGCGGTGAGCGGCGCAGCCAAAGAGGCTGTCGACCGCATCGTGCCCCAGCTGGTGAGCGATCTGATCGCCACCCGCATCACGGGGCTCGACGCGAGCATCTGGGGCGCCGACGCTGAGGAAGAGGCGTCCAAGCGCCTCGGGTGGACCGAGTCTGTCTCGGTCTCCGCTCCGCTGGTGCCACAGATCCTCGCTCTCCGCGAGGAGCTGGTCGCGGCCGGCGTCACCCACTTCGTGCTCGGGGGCATGGGCGGCTCGTCGCTCGCCCCCGAGGTCATCACGAGGACGGCCGGCGTCGAGCTGACCGTGCTCGACGCCACCGACCCCGGCCAGGTGCTCAGCGCGTTGAACGACCGCCTCGAGACGACCGCCGTGGTCATCTCGTCGAAGTCGGGCGGCACGACCGAGACCGACAGCCAGAAGCGCGTCTACGAGAAGGCGTTCCGCGACGCGGGGATCGATCCCGTCGAGCGCATCGTCGTCGTCACCGACCCGGGCTCTCCGCTCGACGTCGCAGCGCGCGCCGACGGCTACCGCGTGTTCAACGCCGACCCGACCGTGGGAGGGCGCTACTCGGCCCTCACCGCGTTCGGACTCGTGCCGTCCGGACTCGCCGGCGTCGACATCCAAGCCTTGCTCGACGAGGCCGACGCCATGTCGTACTCGCTCGCGCTCGACGAGGCCGACAACGCCGGTCTGATCTTGGGCGCCGCGATCGCCGGAGCCGTTCCGCTGAAGGACAAGCTCGGAATCGTGTCCGACGGGACCCACATCGTGGGTCTCGGCGACTGGATCGAGCAGCTGATCGCGGAGTCGACCGGGAAGGACGGCAAGGGAATCCTGCCCGTCGTCCTGTCCACCGACTCCCCCGAACTCGACGAGAACCTCGCAGATCTGCAGATCATCCGCCTCGTCGCGGACTACAAGGCGACCGAGCACCTCAACGAGGGCGACATCGAGATCACCGGCACCCTGGGCGCGCTCCTGCTCACCTGGGAGTACGCGGTGGTCGTGGCGGGACGCCTTCTGGGCATCAACCCCTTCGACCAGCCCGACGTCGAGTCGGCGAAGATCGCCACGCGTGGCCTCCTCGACGCCCGCCCCGAGCCCGTCGCCCCGGCATTCGTCGACGGCGGCATCGAGGTGCGCGGCACGGAGACCGTGCTGGCCGGGGTTTCTGACCTGGCCGGCGCCGTGGCATCCGTCTTGTCGACTCTGGGAACAGACGGTTACGTCTCGATCCAGGCCTACCTGGACCGTGTGAAGTACCCGGAGCTCGAGCAGACGCGCAACCTCGTTGCCGCCCGCGCCGAGCGCCCCGTGACCTTCGGCTGGGGACCTCGGTTCCTGCACTCGACCGGCCAGTTCCACAAGGGCGGCCCGGCGGTCGGCGTCTTCATCCAGATTACCGAGATTCCGGATGTCGACCTCGCGATCCCGGAACGCCCGTTCACCTTCGGCCAACTCATCCAAGCCCAGGCGGCCGGCGACGCGAGTGTTCTCGCCGAGCACGGCCGTCCGGTGCTCACCATCACGCTCACCGACGCGGAAGCGCAGCTTCCCGCGCTCATCGCAGCGCTGAGCTAA
- a CDS encoding heme o synthase: MDVAVESRPATTRIGFARKAKAYVALTKPRVVELLLVTTAPVMILAQGGLPSLWLVIATLIGGSLSAGSASAFNCYIDRDIDRLMKRTQKRPLVTGELSDREALVFAWVIGVASIAWLAVFTNWLAAALSLAAILVYVFVYTLWLKRRTEQNIVWGGIAGCFPVLIGWAAVTGSLTWAPVILFMVIFLWTPPHYWPLSMKYRDDYAAASVPMLAVVRGRTIVGLQVILYAWATVACSLLLIPVANMGVVYSVVAVAAGAWFIYESHHLYSQAIRHDTVTPMRVFHSSISYLTLLFIAVGVDPLLPF; this comes from the coding sequence ATGGACGTAGCCGTAGAGAGCCGACCCGCCACCACGAGGATCGGTTTCGCCCGTAAGGCGAAGGCATACGTGGCCCTGACGAAACCGCGCGTGGTCGAACTGCTGCTCGTCACGACCGCTCCGGTCATGATCCTCGCGCAGGGCGGACTGCCCAGCCTCTGGCTCGTCATCGCCACCCTGATCGGCGGATCCCTGAGTGCCGGCTCGGCCAGCGCCTTCAACTGCTACATCGACCGTGACATCGACCGCCTGATGAAGCGCACGCAGAAGCGTCCGCTCGTCACGGGAGAGCTCTCCGACCGCGAAGCCCTCGTCTTCGCCTGGGTCATCGGCGTGGCATCCATCGCCTGGCTCGCCGTGTTCACCAACTGGCTCGCCGCGGCACTCTCGCTCGCCGCGATCCTGGTCTACGTCTTCGTCTACACGCTTTGGCTCAAGCGCCGCACCGAGCAGAACATCGTCTGGGGCGGAATCGCCGGCTGCTTCCCGGTGCTCATCGGCTGGGCTGCCGTCACCGGTTCGCTCACCTGGGCCCCCGTCATCCTGTTTATGGTCATCTTCCTCTGGACGCCGCCGCACTACTGGCCGCTCTCGATGAAGTACCGCGACGACTACGCGGCCGCGAGCGTGCCGATGCTCGCCGTGGTGCGCGGCCGCACGATCGTCGGCCTCCAGGTCATCCTGTACGCGTGGGCAACCGTCGCCTGCTCGCTGCTGCTCATCCCGGTGGCGAACATGGGCGTCGTCTACTCGGTCGTCGCGGTGGCCGCCGGTGCCTGGTTCATCTACGAATCGCACCACCTCTACAGCCAGGCGATCCGCCACGACACCGTGACGCCGATGCGCGTCTTCCACAGCTCGATCAGTTATCTGACGTTGCTGTTTATCGCGGTCGGTGTCGACCCGCTGCTGCCCTTCTAA
- a CDS encoding COX15/CtaA family protein encodes MNAAASSITTLWSRFRSILPAAVDARVKFFAWASLAVQVLLIGTGGAVRLTGSGLGCPTWPQCVPGSLTNTPEMGIHGLIEFANRALTGVVVIIAILAFLSVIRFRAERRDLFVLTLLQGLSIPLQAVIGGITVLTGLNSYIVGLHFVVSIVLVALTAMLIFRVYYGPRGSVKPMPAWYLALTHVTSLFVAITVVVGILTTGSGPHAGDADTPRNGLDTDFLQHLHSWPAYIVLGATVLLVLGAFTVSGATVRLRRFTIALLLVELAQITVGISQARLGLPELLVGIHMVLAGVLVAAMTAVVLSLRVPAELPAAASDSDLLTDAR; translated from the coding sequence GTGAATGCCGCCGCGTCATCGATCACGACGCTCTGGTCGCGTTTCCGCTCGATTCTCCCCGCGGCGGTCGACGCCCGGGTGAAGTTCTTCGCGTGGGCATCGCTCGCCGTTCAGGTGCTGTTGATCGGCACCGGCGGTGCCGTGCGCCTGACCGGTTCCGGGCTCGGCTGCCCGACCTGGCCGCAGTGCGTTCCCGGCTCGTTGACCAACACGCCCGAGATGGGTATCCACGGCCTGATCGAGTTCGCGAACCGAGCCCTCACCGGGGTCGTCGTGATCATCGCGATCCTCGCGTTCCTCTCTGTCATCCGTTTCCGTGCCGAACGGCGCGACCTGTTCGTGCTCACCCTGCTGCAGGGTCTGAGCATCCCGCTCCAGGCGGTCATCGGCGGCATCACCGTGCTCACCGGACTCAACTCCTACATCGTCGGCCTGCACTTCGTCGTGTCGATCGTGCTCGTCGCCCTCACCGCGATGCTCATCTTCCGCGTCTACTACGGGCCGCGTGGCTCGGTGAAGCCGATGCCGGCCTGGTACCTCGCCCTCACCCACGTGACGTCGTTGTTCGTCGCCATCACCGTGGTGGTCGGAATTCTGACCACCGGATCGGGACCGCACGCGGGCGACGCCGACACCCCGCGCAACGGGCTCGACACGGACTTCCTGCAGCACCTGCACTCCTGGCCCGCCTACATCGTGCTCGGCGCGACGGTGCTGCTCGTGCTCGGCGCGTTCACCGTCTCCGGTGCCACCGTCCGGCTGCGACGGTTCACGATCGCGCTGCTCCTCGTCGAGCTCGCGCAGATCACCGTGGGCATCAGCCAGGCGCGCCTCGGCCTGCCCGAGCTGCTGGTCGGCATCCACATGGTGCTCGCCGGGGTGCTGGTCGCCGCGATGACCGCCGTGGTGCTGTCCCTGCGGGTTCCGGCGGAGCTGCCCGCCGCGGCATCCGACTCGGACCTTCTGACGGACGCACGTTAG
- the tkt gene encoding transketolase, whose amino-acid sequence MAAFQWDSIDNKAVDTARILAADAVEKVGNGHPGTAMSLAPAAYLLFQKIMRRDPSDNEWIGRDRFILSVGHSSLTQYIQLYFGGYGLELDDLKALRTWGSLTPGHPEYGHTDGVEITTGPLGQGLASAVGFAYAARYERGLFDPEAAPGTSPFDHFIYTIAGDGDLQEGVTSEASSLAGHQELGNLIAIYDSNQISIEDDTNIAFTEDVHARYLAYGWDVRVVDWKKTGEYVEDVAELNDAIEAAKGVTDKPSLIILKTIIGWPSPKKQNSGKIHGSALGAEELAGVKAVLGFDPELSFDVDPEVIAHTRKAIERGQAQHAEWTEQLEAWATANPDKKVLLDRVLTGELPEGVEAALPVFEAGTEVSTRAASGKVINALAGVIPELWGGSADLAESNLTTINGAGSFVPEKWSTHEWSASATGRVLHFGIREHAMGAILNGIVLHGNTRPFGGTFLIFSDYMRPAVRLAALMKAPAIYVWTHDSVALGEDGPTHQPIEQLATLRAIPGLDIVRPGDANETAWAWKTILERREGPAGIALTRQNIPVFARGEGEASGETFASAKYVAQGAYVLAEAPNGMPDVIFIATGSEVQIAVEAREVLKAEGINARVVSAPSLEWFEEQTAEYRESVLPASVTARVSIEAGISLTWDKYVGDAGRSVSIEHFGASADYKTLFREFGMTTEAAVAAAKDSLAAL is encoded by the coding sequence GTGGCAGCTTTCCAGTGGGATTCCATTGACAACAAGGCAGTAGACACCGCCCGCATTCTGGCGGCGGACGCCGTGGAGAAGGTTGGAAACGGTCATCCCGGCACCGCAATGAGCCTTGCCCCGGCCGCCTACCTCCTCTTCCAGAAGATCATGCGCCGCGACCCGAGCGACAACGAGTGGATCGGTCGCGACCGCTTCATCCTGTCGGTCGGCCACAGCTCGCTGACCCAGTACATCCAGCTCTACTTCGGCGGCTACGGCCTCGAGCTCGACGACCTCAAGGCGCTCCGCACCTGGGGCTCGCTCACCCCCGGCCACCCCGAGTACGGCCACACCGACGGTGTCGAGATCACCACCGGCCCGCTCGGCCAGGGCCTCGCCTCGGCCGTGGGCTTCGCCTACGCCGCCCGCTACGAGCGTGGCCTGTTCGACCCGGAGGCCGCCCCCGGCACGAGCCCGTTCGACCACTTCATCTACACGATCGCCGGCGACGGCGACCTCCAGGAGGGCGTCACGAGCGAGGCTTCGTCCCTCGCCGGCCACCAGGAGCTCGGCAACCTCATCGCGATCTACGACTCCAACCAGATCTCGATCGAGGACGACACCAACATCGCCTTCACCGAAGACGTGCACGCGCGCTACCTCGCCTACGGCTGGGACGTGCGAGTCGTCGACTGGAAGAAGACCGGCGAATACGTCGAAGACGTCGCCGAGCTGAACGACGCGATCGAGGCCGCCAAGGGCGTCACCGACAAGCCGTCGCTCATCATTCTCAAGACCATCATCGGATGGCCGAGCCCGAAGAAGCAGAACTCCGGCAAGATCCACGGCTCCGCACTCGGCGCCGAAGAGCTCGCCGGCGTCAAGGCCGTCCTCGGCTTCGACCCGGAGCTGTCGTTCGACGTCGACCCCGAGGTCATCGCGCACACCCGCAAGGCGATCGAGCGTGGCCAGGCGCAGCACGCCGAGTGGACCGAGCAGCTCGAAGCATGGGCGACCGCGAACCCCGACAAGAAGGTCCTCCTCGACCGCGTCCTCACGGGCGAACTGCCCGAGGGCGTCGAAGCGGCACTCCCCGTCTTCGAGGCCGGTACCGAGGTCTCGACCCGCGCGGCTTCCGGCAAGGTCATCAACGCCCTCGCCGGCGTGATCCCCGAACTGTGGGGCGGCTCGGCCGACCTCGCGGAGTCGAACCTGACCACCATCAACGGCGCCGGATCGTTCGTGCCCGAGAAGTGGTCGACCCACGAGTGGTCGGCCAGCGCCACCGGCCGTGTGCTCCACTTCGGTATCCGCGAGCACGCCATGGGCGCCATCCTCAACGGCATCGTCCTGCACGGCAACACCCGCCCCTTCGGTGGAACGTTCCTCATCTTCAGCGACTACATGCGGCCCGCCGTGCGTCTCGCCGCGCTGATGAAGGCACCGGCGATCTACGTCTGGACGCACGACTCCGTCGCGCTCGGCGAAGACGGCCCCACCCACCAGCCGATCGAGCAGCTCGCGACCCTTCGCGCCATCCCCGGTCTTGACATCGTGCGCCCCGGCGACGCGAACGAGACCGCGTGGGCCTGGAAGACGATCCTCGAGCGTCGTGAGGGACCGGCCGGTATCGCGCTGACCCGCCAGAACATCCCCGTGTTCGCACGTGGCGAAGGCGAGGCCAGCGGCGAGACCTTCGCGTCGGCCAAGTACGTCGCCCAGGGCGCCTATGTTCTCGCCGAGGCGCCGAACGGCATGCCCGACGTGATCTTCATCGCCACCGGTTCCGAGGTGCAGATCGCCGTCGAGGCCCGTGAGGTACTCAAGGCCGAGGGCATCAACGCCCGCGTCGTATCCGCTCCGAGCCTCGAGTGGTTCGAAGAGCAGACCGCCGAGTACCGCGAGTCGGTCCTCCCCGCCTCGGTCACCGCCCGCGTGTCGATCGAAGCCGGAATCAGCCTGACCTGGGACAAGTACGTCGGCGATGCCGGCCGTAGCGTCTCGATCGAGCACTTCGGTGCATCGGCCGACTACAAGACGCTGTTCCGCGAGTTCGGAATGACCACTGAGGCTGCAGTCGCGGCCGCCAAGGATTCGCTCGCCGCCCTCTAA
- the zwf gene encoding glucose-6-phosphate dehydrogenase — protein MSPVDITPEFNPLRIPSDRRLNRIAGPSALIIFGVTGDLSRKKLMPAVYDLANRGLLPPGFALVGFARRDWEDQDFEKEVYEAVKQYARTPFDEDVWRQLALGIRFVQGEFDDDAAFERLKETIDELDRDRGTMGNHAFYLSIPPKSFPQVTEQLRRSGLAEQQEGHWRRVVIEKPFGSDLKTARELNDVVESVFPADSVFRIDHYLGKETVQNILALRFANEMYEPIWNANYIDHVQITMAEDIGVGGRAGYYDGIGAARDVIQNHLLQLLALTAMEEPISFNAADLRAEKEKVLAAVKLPADLSTSTARGQYSGGWQGGEKVVGFLDEDGMNPESLTETFAAIRLDIGTRRWAGVPFYLRAGKRLGRRVTEIAVVFKRAPQNLFAESQTGTLGQNAIVIRVQPDEGVTIRFGSKVPGATMQVRDVTMDFGYGHAFTEASPEAYERLILDVLLGDPPLFPRHEEVELSWKILDPIEEFWETQGQPEQYRPGTWGPQSADDLLARDGRVWRRP, from the coding sequence ATGTCCCCCGTGGATATCACACCGGAATTCAATCCGCTCAGGATTCCTTCCGACCGCCGTCTGAACCGCATCGCCGGCCCGAGCGCCCTCATCATCTTCGGAGTGACGGGTGACCTGTCGCGCAAGAAGCTGATGCCGGCCGTGTACGACCTCGCCAACCGCGGCCTGCTTCCCCCCGGATTCGCGCTCGTGGGCTTCGCCCGCCGCGACTGGGAAGACCAGGACTTCGAAAAAGAGGTCTACGAAGCCGTCAAGCAGTACGCGCGCACTCCCTTCGACGAGGACGTCTGGCGCCAACTGGCGCTGGGCATCCGTTTCGTCCAGGGCGAATTCGACGACGACGCCGCGTTCGAGCGTCTCAAGGAGACCATCGACGAGCTGGACCGCGACCGCGGAACGATGGGCAACCACGCGTTCTACCTGTCGATCCCGCCGAAGTCCTTCCCGCAGGTGACCGAGCAGCTCCGCCGCTCGGGGCTCGCGGAGCAGCAGGAGGGCCACTGGCGCCGCGTCGTCATCGAGAAGCCGTTCGGTAGCGACCTCAAGACGGCCCGCGAACTGAACGACGTCGTCGAGTCGGTCTTCCCGGCCGACAGCGTCTTCCGCATCGACCACTACCTCGGTAAGGAGACGGTGCAGAACATCCTCGCGCTGCGCTTCGCCAACGAGATGTACGAGCCGATCTGGAACGCCAACTACATCGACCACGTGCAGATCACGATGGCCGAGGACATCGGCGTCGGCGGCCGTGCCGGCTACTACGACGGCATCGGCGCAGCCCGCGACGTCATCCAGAACCACCTCCTGCAGCTCCTCGCCCTCACGGCGATGGAGGAGCCCATCTCGTTCAACGCCGCAGACCTGCGCGCCGAGAAGGAGAAGGTGCTCGCCGCCGTCAAGCTGCCCGCCGACCTGAGCACCTCGACCGCGCGCGGCCAGTACTCCGGCGGTTGGCAGGGCGGCGAAAAGGTCGTCGGCTTCCTCGACGAAGACGGCATGAACCCCGAGTCGCTCACCGAGACCTTCGCGGCGATCCGCCTCGACATCGGTACGCGCCGCTGGGCCGGTGTGCCGTTCTACCTCCGTGCCGGCAAGCGCCTCGGCCGCCGCGTCACCGAGATCGCGGTCGTGTTCAAGCGCGCCCCGCAGAACCTGTTCGCGGAGAGCCAGACCGGCACCCTCGGCCAGAACGCCATCGTGATCCGCGTGCAGCCCGACGAGGGCGTCACGATCCGTTTCGGATCCAAGGTTCCCGGCGCCACCATGCAGGTGCGCGACGTGACCATGGACTTCGGCTACGGCCACGCCTTCACCGAGGCCAGCCCCGAGGCATACGAGCGACTCATCCTCGACGTGCTCCTCGGCGACCCGCCGCTGTTCCCCCGCCACGAAGAGGTCGAACTCTCGTGGAAGATCCTCGACCCGATCGAGGAATTCTGGGAGACGCAGGGCCAGCCCGAACAGTACCGACCGGGCACCTGGGGCCCGCAGTCCGCCGACGACCTTCTAGCCCGCGACGGCAGAGTATGGAGACGACCATGA